A stretch of the Actinotalea sp. JY-7876 genome encodes the following:
- a CDS encoding ABC transporter substrate-binding protein, whose product MPETHCPRPTTTGSRRAVFAGVGVLALALSACSGSTDPGDDGDVELRFSWWGSDARHEITQTVIDAYEAKNPGVTITPEYSDYGGYWDKLATTVAANDMPDVIQMDEKYLREYAGRGALLEIPESVDTSAIDPAALGIGHMEDGLFAIPAGINSFVVIANPAVFRDAGVELPDDSTWTWDDYDEIARQISENSPSGVYGAASMGSWDAYLNYFARQRGESLYTADGELGLSVPTVTEFWETVLRRSQDGLTPPPSEIVEDLTATVEQKVFAQNRQGMTAADSNTLNSAMTASGSSELVLLRPPSLTGKASENGAYYKGSMFWSISSRTEHPQEAAAFVDYLINSTEAAEVMLAERGAPPNSALREAIADLVSDADAATLAYIDEIADEVGEVAPPAPVGGGNTSEVLSRYLAEVLFERQTPAEAARAFIDEVNAGLG is encoded by the coding sequence ATGCCTGAGACCCACTGCCCGAGGCCGACCACCACCGGGAGCCGCCGTGCGGTCTTCGCCGGGGTCGGGGTGCTCGCCCTGGCTCTGAGCGCCTGCAGCGGCAGCACCGACCCGGGCGACGACGGCGACGTCGAGCTGCGATTCAGCTGGTGGGGCAGCGACGCACGGCACGAGATCACGCAGACCGTGATCGACGCCTACGAGGCCAAGAACCCCGGTGTCACAATCACGCCCGAGTACAGCGACTACGGCGGCTACTGGGACAAGCTCGCCACCACGGTCGCCGCCAACGACATGCCCGACGTCATCCAGATGGACGAGAAGTACCTGCGCGAGTACGCGGGGCGCGGTGCGCTCCTCGAGATCCCCGAGTCCGTGGACACCAGTGCGATCGACCCCGCGGCGCTCGGGATCGGGCACATGGAAGATGGGCTCTTCGCGATCCCGGCCGGCATCAACTCGTTCGTGGTCATCGCGAACCCCGCGGTGTTCCGCGACGCCGGTGTCGAGCTGCCGGACGACTCGACGTGGACCTGGGACGACTACGACGAGATCGCCCGCCAGATCAGTGAGAACTCCCCGTCGGGCGTGTACGGGGCGGCCTCGATGGGCTCGTGGGACGCCTACCTCAACTACTTCGCGCGCCAGCGCGGCGAGTCGCTGTACACGGCCGACGGCGAGCTGGGGCTGAGCGTGCCGACGGTGACCGAGTTCTGGGAGACCGTCCTGCGCCGCAGCCAGGACGGCCTCACCCCGCCCCCGTCGGAGATCGTCGAGGACCTCACGGCGACGGTCGAGCAGAAGGTCTTCGCCCAGAACCGGCAGGGCATGACCGCCGCCGACAGCAACACGCTGAACTCCGCGATGACGGCCTCGGGGTCCTCGGAGCTCGTGCTGCTCCGGCCCCCCAGCCTGACCGGGAAGGCCTCCGAGAACGGGGCCTACTACAAGGGCTCGATGTTCTGGTCCATCTCCTCGCGCACGGAGCACCCGCAGGAGGCTGCGGCGTTCGTGGACTACCTGATCAACAGCACCGAGGCCGCAGAGGTCATGCTCGCCGAGCGCGGCGCGCCGCCCAACAGCGCGCTCCGCGAAGCCATCGCGGACCTGGTCAGCGACGCGGACGCAGCCACGCTCGCCTACATCGACGAGATCGCCGACGAGGTCGGAGAGGTCGCGCCGCCGGCGCCTGTGGGCGGCGGGAACACCTCCGAGGTGCTCAGCCGCTACCTGGCCGAGGTGCTCTTCGAGCGCCAGACTCCGGCTGAGGCCGCTCGGGCGTTCATCGACGAGGTGAACGCCGGCCTCGGATAG
- a CDS encoding Gfo/Idh/MocA family protein: protein MSLRFALVGCGVIAPTHARALLDLRGHADLVVCSDAVPERARALAAEFGVRAAPYDEVLADPTIDAVTVCTPSGLHAEVGVPALLAGKHVIVEKPMDVSVEACDQLLAAQAVSGAALAVVSQHRFDPASQVVKAAVDDGELGRLVLAEARVPWYRPQAYYDSGEWRGTWAMDGGGALINQGVHTLDVLRWICGPVRTVYAQARTAAHERIEVEDVICATVEFTNGAIGTIMASTAAYPGFAARLGVHGTRGGAVIEGDRLATFVTVDGVRRGGESATAHALQVATGGTRAATEAVEDSARARGAEHTADDTPAPADAWGRAHRDQLLDFVAAAQEGRPPLVDGIEGRHAVELVRAIYHSARTGAPVALAPPSVDIDVLAVQEHHAGV from the coding sequence ATGAGTCTGCGGTTCGCGCTCGTGGGCTGCGGCGTCATCGCACCGACGCACGCCCGGGCACTGCTCGACCTGCGCGGCCACGCCGATCTCGTGGTCTGCTCGGACGCCGTCCCCGAACGTGCCCGTGCCCTGGCCGCGGAGTTCGGCGTGCGGGCCGCCCCCTACGACGAGGTGCTCGCAGACCCCACGATCGACGCCGTCACCGTGTGCACCCCGAGCGGTCTGCACGCGGAGGTGGGCGTGCCGGCCCTGCTCGCCGGGAAGCACGTGATCGTCGAGAAGCCCATGGACGTCTCGGTGGAGGCATGCGACCAGCTCCTCGCCGCGCAGGCGGTCTCGGGTGCCGCGCTCGCGGTGGTCTCCCAGCACCGGTTCGACCCCGCGTCCCAGGTCGTCAAGGCCGCGGTCGACGACGGCGAGCTGGGCCGGCTCGTCCTCGCGGAGGCGCGCGTGCCGTGGTACCGCCCGCAGGCGTACTACGACTCCGGCGAGTGGCGGGGCACCTGGGCGATGGACGGCGGCGGTGCGCTGATCAACCAGGGCGTGCACACGCTGGACGTGCTGCGGTGGATCTGCGGCCCGGTCCGGACGGTCTACGCCCAAGCGCGGACCGCTGCGCACGAACGCATCGAGGTCGAGGATGTCATCTGCGCGACGGTGGAGTTCACGAACGGCGCCATCGGCACGATCATGGCGTCGACCGCTGCCTACCCCGGGTTCGCCGCACGGCTGGGCGTCCACGGCACACGTGGCGGCGCGGTCATCGAGGGCGACCGGCTCGCCACGTTCGTGACGGTCGACGGGGTCCGTCGCGGTGGCGAGTCCGCGACGGCGCACGCCCTGCAGGTGGCCACCGGGGGAACCCGCGCGGCGACCGAGGCGGTCGAGGACTCCGCGCGCGCCCGCGGCGCCGAGCACACCGCCGACGACACGCCGGCTCCTGCCGACGCCTGGGGGCGGGCGCACCGCGACCAGCTCCTGGACTTCGTGGCGGCGGCCCAGGAGGGTCGGCCCCCGCTCGTGGACGGCATCGAGGGCCGCCACGCCGTCGAGCTGGTCCGTGCGATCTACCACTCGGCCCGCACCGGCGCGCCGGTCGCCCTCGCGCCGCCGTCTGTCGACATCGACGTGCTTGCCGTCCAGGAACATCACGCCGGGGTGTGA
- a CDS encoding Gfo/Idh/MocA family protein → MADTAVRLGIIGLGQQGSMYATLISEGRVPHMSLGAVCDTDPAKRELVRSSYPGVAVHDDYTAMLTSGDVDAVVTTVPHFLHPEMGIAALRAGVHVLVEKPVGVYTRQADELVAVAGTRPDLTFAIMFNQRMNPLYRRLKEIVEGGEIGRVLRSSWIITTWWRPQGYYDSSAWRATWGGEGGGVLVNQAPHQLDLWQWICGMPQRVYSKLGYGVNRDIAVENEVTALVDYGDGVTGTFVTCTYDIAGTDRFEILGDQGKVVVEDSRRAVVTRLRKPEAELSAAMDMADVARLYTGEVDLDTLYTQETIEFESPFGQQHADVLENFALNVLDGTPLIAPGADGINGVRLANAIHLSSWLGEEVRLDFDDQQYLKLLDERIREEGTYPVRGEG, encoded by the coding sequence ATGGCGGACACCGCCGTACGCCTCGGCATCATCGGACTCGGGCAGCAGGGCAGCATGTACGCCACGCTGATCAGCGAGGGACGGGTCCCGCACATGAGCCTGGGAGCCGTCTGCGACACGGACCCCGCCAAGCGGGAGCTCGTCCGCTCGTCGTACCCCGGCGTCGCCGTGCACGACGACTACACGGCGATGCTGACGTCGGGCGACGTCGACGCCGTCGTGACGACCGTCCCGCACTTCCTGCACCCCGAGATGGGCATCGCCGCGCTGCGCGCCGGTGTGCACGTGCTCGTGGAGAAACCGGTCGGGGTCTACACCCGCCAGGCGGACGAGCTCGTCGCCGTCGCCGGGACGAGGCCCGACCTCACCTTCGCCATCATGTTCAACCAGCGCATGAACCCGCTGTACCGGCGCCTGAAGGAGATCGTCGAGGGCGGCGAGATCGGCCGGGTCCTGCGGAGCAGCTGGATCATCACCACGTGGTGGCGGCCGCAGGGCTACTACGACTCCAGCGCGTGGCGTGCGACGTGGGGCGGCGAAGGCGGGGGCGTCCTGGTGAACCAGGCGCCGCACCAGCTCGACCTGTGGCAGTGGATCTGCGGCATGCCCCAGCGGGTGTACTCCAAGCTCGGGTACGGGGTGAACCGTGACATCGCCGTCGAGAACGAGGTCACCGCCCTGGTCGACTACGGCGACGGCGTGACGGGCACCTTCGTCACCTGCACCTACGACATCGCGGGCACGGACCGGTTCGAGATCCTCGGCGACCAGGGGAAGGTCGTCGTCGAGGACAGCAGGCGCGCCGTCGTGACACGGCTGCGCAAGCCCGAGGCCGAGCTGAGCGCAGCCATGGACATGGCCGACGTCGCACGCCTGTACACGGGCGAGGTCGACCTCGACACGCTCTACACGCAGGAGACGATCGAGTTCGAGTCGCCCTTCGGCCAGCAGCATGCGGACGTGCTCGAGAACTTCGCTCTCAACGTCCTGGACGGCACGCCCCTGATCGCTCCGGGGGCGGACGGCATCAACGGCGTGCGCCTCGCCAATGCGATCCACCTGTCGAGCTGGCTGGGCGAGGAGGTCCGGCTGGACTTCGACGACCAGCAGTACCTGAAGCTGCTCGACGAGCGCATCCGCGAGGAGGGCACCTACCCGGTGCGCGGCGAGGGCTGA
- a CDS encoding sugar phosphate isomerase/epimerase has translation MWVLSGFADEIDPDPEVQCRVLDDLGIRYLELRSAWDVNVLDLSDEQVTEITRILAAHGIGVSSIGSPLGKVNITDDFDAHLRRMDRAVEVAHAVGAPYIRVFSFFLTAEQRPEAYRDEVVRRMSALAERAAAGGVVLLHENEKEIFGDVPERVHDLVTAVDSSALRLAWDSANFVQCGVVPFPEAYALLRPYTDYIQVKDAVLATGEVVPAGEGDGRLRETVRALADDGYEGFVSMEPHLADAHHLGGFSGADNFVRATRAFTAILEAEGVPYR, from the coding sequence ATGTGGGTCCTGTCCGGATTCGCCGACGAGATCGATCCGGACCCGGAGGTCCAGTGCCGCGTTCTCGACGACCTCGGGATCCGGTACCTGGAGCTGCGCAGCGCGTGGGACGTCAACGTCCTGGACCTGAGCGACGAGCAGGTCACCGAGATCACCCGGATCCTCGCCGCGCACGGCATCGGGGTCTCGTCCATCGGCTCGCCCCTCGGCAAGGTCAACATCACCGACGACTTCGATGCGCACCTGCGCCGGATGGACCGCGCGGTCGAGGTCGCCCACGCGGTCGGCGCGCCGTACATCAGGGTCTTCTCCTTCTTCCTGACCGCGGAGCAGCGACCCGAGGCCTACCGGGACGAGGTGGTCCGCCGGATGAGCGCGCTGGCCGAGCGAGCCGCCGCGGGCGGCGTCGTCCTGCTCCACGAGAACGAGAAGGAGATCTTCGGCGACGTCCCCGAGCGGGTCCACGACCTCGTGACGGCGGTGGACTCCTCCGCACTACGCCTGGCGTGGGACTCGGCGAACTTCGTGCAGTGCGGCGTCGTGCCGTTCCCCGAGGCCTACGCGCTCCTGCGCCCCTACACCGACTACATCCAGGTCAAGGACGCCGTCCTGGCCACCGGAGAGGTGGTGCCGGCCGGGGAGGGGGACGGCCGGCTGCGCGAGACCGTGCGCGCGCTCGCCGACGACGGCTACGAAGGGTTCGTGTCCATGGAGCCGCACCTGGCCGACGCGCACCACCTGGGTGGGTTCTCCGGCGCGGACAACTTCGTCCGCGCCACCCGGGCCTTCACGGCCATCCTCGAGGCCGAGGGCGTGCCCTACCGATGA
- a CDS encoding DUF4232 domain-containing protein, producing the protein MRLRPVTRRAGGVCAAGLALGALTGCGPSGDPPAPSARPPATAAPPTEGDLPPGWDEAPDSPVVPDHELSQADVDALLRVTATGPQDATTCDGNAVTYELTGFDAALGHRYATLVVTNTGEGACTVSGYVGLGARGTWGHRLELLAEQRAADGGAATPRPVELPPGGSARAALEWTGELAGAESEPVSSLAVQLAHGQPARLVTAVGLDIGMLTTVRIGPLTPAP; encoded by the coding sequence GTGCGCCTGCGGCCGGTGACCCGACGCGCCGGGGGCGTCTGCGCCGCCGGCCTCGCGCTCGGCGCCCTCACGGGCTGCGGCCCGAGCGGCGACCCGCCCGCCCCCTCGGCACGGCCCCCCGCGACCGCGGCGCCACCCACCGAGGGCGACCTCCCGCCCGGGTGGGACGAGGCGCCGGACTCCCCCGTCGTCCCGGACCACGAGCTGTCGCAGGCGGACGTCGACGCGCTGCTCCGCGTCACAGCGACCGGACCGCAGGATGCGACCACCTGCGACGGCAACGCCGTCACGTACGAGCTGACCGGGTTCGACGCCGCGCTCGGCCACCGGTACGCGACGCTCGTCGTCACGAACACCGGCGAGGGCGCCTGCACCGTGTCGGGGTACGTCGGCCTGGGAGCGCGCGGGACGTGGGGCCACCGCCTCGAGCTGCTCGCCGAGCAGCGGGCCGCTGACGGCGGCGCCGCGACCCCCCGCCCGGTCGAGCTGCCTCCCGGCGGCTCGGCCCGCGCGGCACTCGAGTGGACCGGGGAGCTCGCGGGCGCCGAGTCGGAGCCCGTCTCCTCGCTCGCCGTCCAGCTGGCGCACGGACAGCCCGCGCGCCTCGTCACGGCGGTGGGCCTGGACATCGGCATGCTCACGACGGTCCGCATCGGCCCCCTGACGCCGGCGCCCTGA
- a CDS encoding glycoside hydrolase family 125 protein — protein MTVLDPATRDRMVSLVRAAWPDPVVERIFTDAMTRTLRDAVRTASDGTTFVLTGDIPAMWLRDSAAQMRPYLPFTAEDPGLRDVVVGLVRQQAAAILRDPYANAVNARPDGAGHQDDLTEMSAWVWERKYEIDSLCFPLQLAHQLWALTGTTDHVDTTFARAARLVVDTLRVEQDHEARSPYRFRRLTGPASDTLVRDGRGNPVAPTGMSWSAFRPSDDACALNYNVPGNLFAAAALTQLATLARRVLGDDVLAADAEALAGQIRAAVARHGVVEHPVHGRIYAYEVDGLGNAVLMDDANMPSLLSLPLTGGVDPSDPLYLATRAFVLSPANPTYVRGRAASGVGSQHTPAGFVWPMALCVEGLTSPAVDVKRALVATLCSTHAGTYRMHESFHGDEPAVHTRDWFSWADSMFCELVLDVAGVRLP, from the coding sequence GTGACCGTCCTCGACCCGGCGACCCGCGACCGGATGGTCTCGCTCGTCCGCGCCGCATGGCCCGACCCGGTCGTCGAGCGCATCTTCACCGACGCCATGACCCGGACCCTGCGCGACGCCGTCCGGACGGCGTCGGACGGCACGACGTTCGTCCTGACCGGGGACATCCCCGCCATGTGGCTTCGGGACTCGGCGGCGCAGATGCGCCCCTACCTCCCGTTCACCGCCGAGGACCCCGGCCTTCGTGACGTCGTCGTCGGGCTCGTGCGCCAGCAGGCCGCCGCGATCCTGCGTGACCCGTACGCCAACGCGGTCAACGCGCGGCCCGACGGCGCCGGCCACCAGGACGACCTCACCGAGATGTCGGCGTGGGTCTGGGAGCGCAAGTACGAGATCGACTCGCTGTGCTTCCCGCTGCAGCTCGCGCATCAGCTGTGGGCCCTCACCGGCACGACGGACCACGTCGACACGACGTTCGCGCGGGCGGCCCGGCTGGTCGTGGACACGCTGCGCGTCGAGCAGGACCACGAGGCGAGATCGCCGTACCGCTTCCGCCGGCTCACCGGCCCGGCGTCCGACACCCTGGTCCGGGACGGGCGGGGCAACCCGGTCGCGCCGACCGGGATGAGCTGGAGCGCCTTCAGGCCCAGCGACGACGCCTGCGCACTGAACTACAACGTCCCCGGGAACCTGTTCGCCGCGGCCGCGCTGACCCAGCTCGCCACGTTGGCTCGCCGGGTCCTCGGGGACGACGTGCTCGCCGCCGACGCGGAGGCGCTCGCCGGGCAGATCCGGGCGGCGGTGGCCCGGCACGGAGTCGTCGAGCACCCCGTCCACGGTCGCATCTACGCCTACGAGGTCGACGGGCTCGGGAACGCGGTCCTCATGGACGACGCGAACATGCCGAGCCTGCTCTCGCTGCCGCTGACCGGCGGCGTCGACCCGAGCGACCCCCTGTACCTCGCCACGCGCGCCTTCGTGCTCAGCCCGGCCAACCCCACCTACGTCCGGGGCCGGGCTGCGTCGGGCGTCGGGAGCCAGCACACGCCCGCGGGGTTCGTCTGGCCCATGGCCCTGTGCGTCGAAGGGCTGACCAGCCCTGCCGTCGACGTCAAGCGGGCGCTCGTGGCGACGCTGTGCTCGACCCACGCCGGCACGTACCGCATGCACGAGTCGTTCCACGGCGACGAACCCGCCGTGCACACCCGCGACTGGTTCTCCTGGGCGGACTCGATGTTCTGCGAGCTCGTCCTCGACGTCGCGGGCGTCCGGCTCCCGTAG
- a CDS encoding ROK family protein: MKHVVSRKPSAEPPEAGAGAPVRVGVDVGGTKVLAVVLDPRGTIVGQARRPTGHGPDAVVESIVAAAVAALEHAGTPLAAVASLGVGMPGAVDAATGVVRDAVNLGITALDLRAVLTERLGAPTYVENDVNAAAVAAYDAFGGGCRCVAYLNLGTGLAAGFVLDGALWRGATGVAGEIGHLVVDPAGAPCACGLRGCLETVASGLAIARSWPVAGDHPAALMLAAAARGDAAAAAAARSFASGVLAAARLVVLTVDAELVLLGGGLANLGAPLLQLLTQLDAQESAASPFAASLALSARIRLVPPDYPVAALGAARLGGSDAAPPLGSAAAPDQAGERGWARV; this comes from the coding sequence ATGAAACATGTAGTTTCACGAAAGCCCTCGGCAGAGCCGCCGGAGGCCGGGGCCGGGGCGCCGGTCCGCGTCGGGGTCGACGTCGGGGGGACCAAGGTGCTCGCCGTGGTCCTCGACCCCCGGGGCACGATCGTCGGCCAGGCGCGACGCCCCACGGGGCACGGACCGGACGCCGTCGTCGAGAGCATCGTCGCGGCGGCGGTGGCCGCCCTGGAGCATGCCGGGACGCCCCTCGCCGCGGTCGCGTCGCTCGGCGTGGGCATGCCCGGCGCGGTCGACGCGGCGACCGGCGTGGTGCGCGACGCGGTCAACCTGGGGATCACTGCACTGGACCTCCGTGCGGTGCTCACCGAGCGCCTGGGCGCTCCGACGTACGTGGAGAACGACGTCAACGCCGCGGCCGTGGCCGCCTACGACGCCTTCGGCGGCGGCTGCCGCTGCGTGGCGTACCTCAACCTCGGCACGGGACTGGCCGCCGGGTTCGTGCTGGACGGCGCGCTGTGGCGAGGGGCCACGGGCGTCGCCGGGGAGATCGGCCACCTCGTCGTCGACCCGGCCGGCGCGCCGTGCGCGTGCGGACTGCGCGGCTGCCTGGAGACGGTCGCCTCAGGACTCGCGATCGCGCGGTCGTGGCCGGTCGCCGGCGACCACCCCGCGGCGCTCATGCTGGCAGCCGCGGCGCGGGGCGACGCCGCGGCGGCAGCCGCCGCCCGGAGCTTTGCTTCCGGGGTCCTGGCCGCTGCTCGGCTCGTCGTCCTGACCGTGGACGCGGAGCTCGTGCTGCTCGGCGGCGGTCTCGCGAACCTCGGCGCACCGCTTCTGCAGCTGCTGACGCAGCTCGACGCGCAGGAGTCGGCGGCGTCGCCGTTCGCGGCGTCGCTGGCGCTGTCCGCGCGCATCCGCCTGGTGCCGCCCGACTACCCGGTCGCGGCGCTCGGAGCTGCCCGGCTGGGTGGCTCGGACGCGGCACCGCCCCTCGGTTCGGCAGCAGCCCCCGACCAGGCCGGCGAGCGTGGGTGGGCCCGTGTCTGA
- a CDS encoding LacI family DNA-binding transcriptional regulator has protein sequence MTARNITIKDVAAAAGVGVSTVSRVVNGERYVNPATRERVQAAIHALGFRPNLAARNLRPGRRSETIALLIEDIANPFSAGITHGVEEVATARGDLVTIGVTGRSFPLEQNLVTEMLRRNVDGLLVVPAPGDHRPVAVETGDVPLVFLDREPQGVESDVVLLANLDGARGAVEDLLSSGHRRIAYLGGDVTAEPGSERWAGYRSALADAGIPVDPRLVSVDHMTVASAADAVRGILRTAEPPTALFADNNRMTLAALTGAGRTAPPTIAGFDDFELAPLVESPLTLVTYDAAELGRSAARLLYDRIDGSTGPARRVVIPTHLRRA, from the coding sequence ATGACCGCGCGCAACATCACCATCAAGGACGTCGCCGCGGCCGCGGGAGTCGGGGTCTCGACGGTGTCGCGCGTCGTCAACGGCGAGCGCTACGTCAACCCGGCGACGCGCGAACGGGTGCAGGCCGCGATCCACGCGCTGGGTTTCCGGCCCAACCTGGCGGCCCGCAACCTCCGCCCCGGACGCCGCAGCGAGACCATCGCGCTGCTGATCGAGGACATCGCCAACCCCTTCTCCGCCGGCATCACGCACGGGGTCGAGGAGGTCGCCACCGCGCGCGGCGACCTCGTCACGATCGGAGTCACCGGGCGCAGCTTCCCGCTCGAGCAGAACCTCGTCACCGAGATGCTGCGTCGCAACGTGGACGGTCTGCTCGTCGTGCCCGCGCCCGGCGACCACCGTCCCGTGGCGGTGGAGACCGGCGACGTCCCGCTCGTGTTCCTCGACCGTGAGCCCCAGGGCGTGGAGAGCGACGTGGTGCTCCTCGCCAACCTCGACGGCGCGCGCGGCGCCGTCGAGGACCTGCTCTCGTCGGGCCACCGCCGGATCGCCTACCTCGGTGGCGACGTGACGGCCGAGCCCGGGTCCGAGCGCTGGGCGGGGTACCGCAGCGCCCTGGCGGACGCCGGGATACCGGTCGACCCACGGCTGGTGAGCGTCGATCACATGACGGTGGCCTCGGCCGCGGACGCCGTGCGGGGCATCCTGCGTACCGCCGAGCCGCCGACCGCCCTGTTCGCCGACAACAACCGGATGACCCTCGCGGCGCTGACCGGTGCGGGACGCACGGCGCCTCCGACGATCGCCGGGTTCGACGACTTCGAGCTCGCCCCGCTCGTCGAGTCGCCCCTCACCCTGGTCACCTATGACGCCGCAGAGCTCGGACGCAGTGCCGCACGCCTGCTCTACGACCGCATCGACGGTTCCACCGGCCCAGCGCGCCGGGTCGTCATCCCCACCCACCTGCGACGCGCCTGA